The region AGTTTTAGACCTTTACACTTCCCCCTATGACTGCAAACTCCTTCTTGTCATTATTATAAAATTTTCTATTTAAACCCACTTCACACACATTTCACACTACGCGCATAATTCTCCCACACTTTCAAGTTTTCAAACTTTAAACAAcctcttttctctctctctctctctctctctgcaaCCATTCTTCATCTTTACCTTCTTCAAATCAATGGATGAACAACAACAATCTTCAAAGGCAACTGAAAGCAACAACATGTTGGAAGGAATTCCTGAGTTAACTCTTTATACTCCAGTGAATGAGTTAACCGTGTTGTGTGAAACCATCATTGATTTCGAAAACCTAAAGGATAATGGTTTTGATTTCACTGAAATGTTGAACGTTCAAGGATGGAACACCTTCTTTGAGAGACTCACAAACCCAGTTTATCCTGTGTTGGTAAAGTAGTTTTGGGTTCATGCAACAACTGAAAGGGAAACCATAACCTCCTATGTCATGAATAGGAAGATCTTCATCACTAAGAAGTCCATTGCGGACCTTATTGGTCATAATGGCAAAGGAAAGAGAGTTCACAGTGCAACCATCATTACTAAGAGAGATATTGGTATTTCTCATGTCACATTTAAAGAAGAAACAAATTTTGCTGATGAAAAAGGTCCTAGTGCTAACGACTTAACAAGGAACCTAATGGTTTGGTTCAAGATCATTTTGGGGTGCATCAACCACAGGCCAAGTACAAACAGTTCTGACTACATCAGCGCACGTCATAAAATCATGTTATCTCTTTTGGAAAAGGGTGTCAAGCTAGGACTTCCATCACTTATGTTTAAGTTCATAAGGGATTCTATCAGAGAATCCAGAACTGGTGGATCATCCAATAAGGCTAGGAGCAAGTTCATTCCAAATGGCAGATTAATTTCAGATATTCTGGTGGAAAACGGTCTGGTGGATTACCTTCTAGTCAGTGGCTTGACAAAAGAATTGGTGAAGGACGTTGGTAAAGTGTTATGGGGGAAGAATCTGAAGAGTATGAGTCTTATCTCTAGATTTCAAAGACCATATGTCATGCTACCTAAGGATGATATCTGTGGTATAAGAAATCCCCTTGAATACTACCCTATATTCACCAAAATTGATCTTCCACAGGTTCTGATGGCTTACTTGGAAAGCTGTCTGAAGGATGGAATTGAACCTCTGGTGGATCAATTTAACCTTCCGGAAACTTTCCCAGATGTTCatggaaagagaaagaaagagttCTGAGGCGAAGGATCTTCTAGGGCTCAGAAGCAAAAAATATTGCTATCTTTCAGGACAAAGATGAGGTGCCCCTATGTGAGCGCTAGAAGGCCATGATTCTGAAGGATACTTCTGGGATTGTCCAGTCTTCAAGAGTTTATGGTAAGCTTCCTTCTGATAACACTTATTTAGATTCTGATTCAATTTCTTCTAGAATCTTACCAATTCCTCCTCCATCTCAATCCACTATTTCTGAACCAATTCCAATTCCACCACCAGAATCAAATCCACAAATATCAAAACCAATCATAGAAATTCCAAAACCAATACCTAATCCCATTATAGAAACACCTGTTACAGAAAGTCCAATAAAAACTCCTACAATTTCTGCTCCTGTTTTAGAACAACAACAGATACCACCACCATTATCTCCTTCACAGTTTCAAACTTCACCCATCTCACCACCACCAATTATTTATGCTCCCCAACCAAATAATCCAAATTTTACAACACCTAGAACATCTCATGCAAGACGTGTTTCTGAAGGACATGTTTCCGACGACACTCTTGAAGGAATGTTCGACTTCGAACCAGAAATCACTTCACCAGAATCACCTCCCATTATTCAACCATCACATTCTTCCTTTTTGGTCCTGACTTTGATGAGTCCAAAATCAACCTCACCATAAAATactcaaaaataccaaaataatcCTCTTCTGACCTTGGTCAGGTTTTGATGGATTTTGACTCTGAATCTAAGAGACGTTTGGAGAAAGCAATGACTGTCAGTCATTCTTCTACAAACCCTGCTACAAGTGATTTAGCACATGAAGCTTATAGAAGTTGGATGAACTTCGATATTTCCAAGATGAAGGATCTTGGGTAAACTCTTGCTGAAAGCAAATTTCATTTTGGGTTCATGCCCTTAATGGAATTGTAGAAGCTGAGGAATTCCCAATTATGCCTTCCTGCACCAGAAATCAAGGAAGCCTCTCCAGAAGCTCTGAAAGTAGAAGAAGTTGCTTCAGAAACAAAAATTATTCAAAACATTGTGTTAGAACAAGGTTTTGGTTATGCAatttatctctaagttttgatgataacaaagagtgaaacattttggtaccctaataaaatTCTCTAAGCGTGCAGAACTCTAACAAAAAATGAATCTGATAAAAACAACATCTGATGTCACACAAAGTCCAGAACTGCTGACT is a window of Lathyrus oleraceus cultivar Zhongwan6 chromosome 6, CAAS_Psat_ZW6_1.0, whole genome shotgun sequence DNA encoding:
- the LOC127094117 gene encoding leucine-rich repeat extensin-like protein 1, yielding MILKDTSGIVQSSRVYGKLPSDNTYLDSDSISSRILPIPPPSQSTISEPIPIPPPESNPQISKPIIEIPKPIPNPIIETPVTESPIKTPTISAPVLEQQQIPPPLSPSQFQTSPISPPPIIYAPQPNNPNFTTPRTSHARRVSEGHVSDDTLEGMFDFEPEITSPESPPIIQPSHSSFLVLTLMSPKSTSP